The following are from one region of the Paenibacillus bovis genome:
- a CDS encoding nitrite reductase (NAD(P)H) small subunit, with the protein MSSSAADPNYTYYEVGSIDDFMERVGRRVIIGEQEIALFKTSDGALYALENKSPGPKGGTLVEGMVSEHILFDPICDWRIRMTDGQVLDPDTGQVTTYPVLLSGERVHIGIPKSGGESDNDQRT; encoded by the coding sequence ATGTCTTCATCTGCAGCAGATCCGAATTATACGTATTATGAGGTGGGCAGCATAGATGATTTTATGGAAAGGGTAGGCAGACGAGTCATCATCGGTGAACAGGAAATTGCCCTGTTCAAAACATCCGACGGTGCCCTGTATGCCCTGGAAAATAAAAGCCCGGGCCCCAAAGGCGGTACACTCGTTGAAGGAATGGTCTCAGAACATATTCTTTTCGATCCTATCTGCGACTGGCGCATCCGAATGACCGATGGACAGGTACTCGATCCCGATACCGGTCAGGTAACTACCTATCCGGTGCTGCTGAGCGGGGAACGCGTGCATATCGGTATTCCAAAGAGTGGAGGCGAATCAGACAATGACCAAAGAACTTGA
- a CDS encoding uroporphyrinogen-III synthase, whose product MTKELEGKTIVITGSKIPEDMAEVIERRGGKARVRSLQGLVPADPAEIDKDVRQLTEQGADWIIFTTGIGYEAIYKSAERQGILPLFEERLQKAKVACRGYRTKAYLKKSGVHPVVSADDGTIANMIDKLNAFDFNGCQVWLQLHGELTSQLHDFISSEPGMKVQAVLPYRYQAPDREILAQLTDELLQHQVDAVSFTTQVQVNYLFDYAKEHGQQEALQDTFNHHVLAAAVGKVTADALREEGITRIVVPELERMGAMIVEIAHFFEEQSVEKNEE is encoded by the coding sequence ATGACCAAAGAACTTGAAGGCAAAACGATCGTGATCACCGGTTCCAAAATTCCGGAAGATATGGCAGAAGTGATTGAGCGCAGGGGAGGAAAAGCACGGGTTCGTTCTTTACAGGGATTGGTGCCCGCTGATCCTGCCGAAATCGATAAGGACGTCCGGCAGCTGACAGAGCAGGGGGCGGACTGGATTATTTTCACAACCGGTATCGGCTATGAAGCGATCTACAAATCGGCAGAACGGCAAGGTATTCTACCTCTGTTTGAAGAACGCCTGCAAAAAGCCAAAGTAGCCTGTCGCGGTTACCGCACCAAGGCTTATCTCAAAAAATCCGGTGTGCATCCAGTTGTTAGCGCAGATGACGGGACAATCGCCAATATGATCGACAAGCTGAATGCTTTTGATTTTAATGGCTGTCAGGTGTGGCTGCAGCTTCATGGAGAATTAACGTCCCAGCTGCACGACTTTATCAGTAGTGAGCCGGGGATGAAAGTACAGGCCGTACTGCCTTATCGCTATCAGGCGCCGGACAGGGAGATACTGGCGCAGCTAACCGATGAACTGCTCCAGCATCAGGTTGATGCGGTTAGCTTTACTACCCAGGTGCAGGTTAATTACCTGTTCGACTATGCCAAAGAGCATGGACAGCAAGAAGCACTTCAAGATACATTTAATCATCATGTACTGGCCGCAGCTGTAGGCAAAGTTACTGCGGATGCTTTGCGCGAAGAAGGCATCACACGTATTGTCGTACCGGAACTGGAACGAATGGGGGCGATGATCGTCGAGATTGCCCATTTTTTTGAAGAGCAGTCCGTTGAGAAAAATGAGGAATAG
- a CDS encoding methyl-accepting chemotaxis protein, translated as MSFACIILLLLVTVIVSNMMTQRITQLTSHIMLAQERLENAQMLNLFARMANDDGAHYLLAPDHLKDNFKSRYQADTESVKKMVQHMKILTKGEASDNIQQFEAHWNTYQQNAEDIMSLREAGNLTIAQERFTRRSFDPVAFSLLSFVKEEEAKVQQYKEQIANTSQTSLMVNIVMAAAATLLSLAIAFLLSNYLIRRIRLLKESAITVAQGDLSVEELHFKGKDELTDLAAAFNTMTQSLRSVISSAGDVSMQVAASSAQLQSSAEQTSTATEHIAVIMQDITAGTEKQANHIDNDMQVINQLSNNVQQISANNQTVLNTVHTTSTTAAQGKLDLVNAIQQVRVIEESNSKLDRIVAGLNNQAIQIGQAIQLIMQITKQTELLALNASIEAARAGEQGKGFAVVAGEVRKLAEQSKDSANQIASLINGIQSEAGIAKEEMTHGTMEVQKGIQLIEVAGHSFEGIMQLIQQVEQDIEGVTHSTTYIKEDTEKMVVTMDQISGIARENASSTHSIAASTEEQLASMEEISASSAALASLAEELSDLIGKFKLAKEENGQ; from the coding sequence TTGAGTTTTGCGTGTATTATTTTGCTTTTACTGGTGACTGTAATCGTCTCCAATATGATGACCCAGCGAATCACCCAGTTAACCAGCCATATTATGCTGGCGCAGGAGCGTCTGGAAAATGCCCAGATGCTTAATTTGTTTGCGCGTATGGCGAATGATGATGGTGCCCATTATCTGCTTGCACCCGATCATCTGAAAGACAATTTTAAAAGTCGTTATCAGGCCGATACCGAATCGGTCAAAAAAATGGTTCAGCATATGAAAATACTTACTAAGGGCGAAGCCTCAGACAATATTCAGCAGTTTGAAGCCCATTGGAACACATATCAGCAAAACGCGGAAGATATTATGAGCCTGAGAGAAGCAGGCAATCTGACAATTGCGCAGGAACGTTTTACCCGGCGTTCATTCGACCCGGTAGCTTTCTCGCTATTATCATTTGTCAAGGAAGAAGAAGCCAAGGTTCAACAATACAAGGAGCAGATTGCGAATACGAGTCAGACCAGTCTGATGGTGAATATCGTGATGGCTGCAGCTGCTACACTGCTGTCGCTGGCTATTGCCTTTTTGCTGTCTAACTATCTGATCCGCCGTATCCGACTGCTAAAGGAATCAGCTATTACCGTGGCCCAGGGCGATCTATCGGTAGAAGAACTTCATTTTAAAGGCAAAGATGAACTGACCGATCTGGCAGCAGCATTCAATACCATGACCCAATCGCTGCGCTCGGTCATCAGCAGTGCCGGAGATGTGTCGATGCAGGTGGCTGCATCTTCCGCTCAGCTTCAGTCCAGCGCAGAGCAGACGAGCACAGCGACCGAGCATATCGCTGTAATTATGCAGGATATTACAGCAGGAACCGAGAAGCAGGCCAATCATATCGATAACGATATGCAGGTGATCAATCAGCTGTCCAATAATGTACAGCAGATCTCGGCCAATAACCAGACAGTGCTGAATACCGTCCATACCACCTCGACCACAGCTGCCCAGGGTAAACTGGATCTGGTCAATGCGATTCAACAGGTACGTGTTATTGAAGAAAGCAATAGCAAGCTCGACCGGATCGTAGCCGGACTGAACAACCAGGCGATTCAGATTGGACAGGCCATCCAGCTCATTATGCAGATTACCAAGCAGACCGAATTGCTGGCACTTAATGCGAGCATCGAAGCAGCACGCGCTGGTGAACAGGGCAAAGGATTTGCTGTAGTTGCCGGAGAGGTGCGCAAGCTGGCCGAGCAGTCCAAAGATTCTGCGAACCAGATTGCTTCCCTGATCAACGGTATACAGAGTGAAGCAGGAATTGCCAAGGAAGAAATGACTCATGGAACGATGGAAGTACAAAAAGGAATCCAGTTGATCGAAGTGGCAGGCCATTCCTTTGAAGGCATTATGCAGCTCATCCAGCAGGTAGAGCAGGATATAGAGGGAGTTACGCACTCTACGACGTATATCAAGGAAGATACAGAAAAGATGGTTGTTACTATGGATCAGATATCCGGAATCGCCAGGGAGAATGCATCCAGTACCCACAGTATTGCTGCTTCGACCGAAGAACAGCTGGCTTCGATGGAAGAAATCTCTGCTTCATCGGCAGCTCTGGCCAGTCTGGCCGAAGAATTGAGTGATCTGATCGGCAAATTCAAACTGGCAAAAGAGGAAAACGGACAATGA